The window TCTGCCATTGTGTGGTCCTCTCGTCGCGTGGTGCTTACCCGGTATAACGCGTCGAGTTGGGAGGATCATCCGAGGCGGCTATGACGGAGCACAACTCACAGTCTATCTTCAGCGATCAGGGCCGAAAATCCGCAGCGCGAGATCGGCACGGTCGGTCACGATGCCGTCGACCCCCATCCCGATCAGCCGACGCATGTCCGCCTCGTCGTTGACGGTCCACACGTGGACTTCCACGCCCGCACGGTGTACCGCATCGAGGAAGCGCGGGGTCACGACACGGATGCGGTTCTGATACTCCGGAACCTGGAGGGCGTCGATACCCGCCAGCGTGCGGCGCACGAGCCGGTGGGAGCCGGTGACGGCTGCCGCGGCGACACGCGCAACCAAGGTCGCTCCGGCGGACGTGGCGGGCAGGAGGGTCGGCCGAGCGCGTGCCGCCGCCGCGAGGGCCGTTCGGCGGCGGCGCTCCGAGAAGCTCGTCAGCAGGACGCGCTCCGCCGCGCCCGCGGCGAGTCGCCCGGCGGGTTCGGCGGCCGCATCCGCCTTGACGTCGATATTGAAGCGCACGTCGGGAAAGCTCTGCAGGGCCTGTTCGAAGCTCGCGAGTCCGCCGCGATCGGCCATGAGATCTTCCAGCTCGCGCAGCGTCACATCGCGGACCAGGCGGGGATCGCCGGCTACCCTCGACAGGTCGTCGTCGTGGAAGAGGACGACCGCGCCGTCGCGTGTGAGATGACAGTCCGACTCCACGTAGGCAGCGCCGGCCGCATGAGCGGCGGCGATCGCTGCGAAGGAGTTCTCGACCATCTCAGGACTTCCCAGGGGCACGAGTCCTCGATGAGCGAGGACCCGGGGCAGAGGTGTGCCACTCAGGTACGGATGCGTCACGGCGCCCACGTTATCGCGCGCGACGCGGAGCGGGGATTGGTAGGGTCGGGTGTCGCCTCGATGCGCCGTTTCGGCGCACGGTGATGCCCCTTCGCGCAAGATTCAGGAGTGCCCGTGACCGATTCGCTCACCCCCCTCGCCGCCGGTTCCCTCGCCGGCAAGACCGCCCTTGTGACCGGATCGTCGCGCGGTATCGGAGCCGACACCGTGCGGTACTTCGCGCAGGCCGGCGCGAACGTGGTCATCAACTTCCGCAACAAGGCGCCACGTGCCGAGAAACTCGCCGCACAGCTGCGTGAGCTCGGCGTGCAGGTGCTCGTCGTCGGAGCCGATCTGACGGACGCGGAGTCCGTCCAGGCGATGTTCTCCGAGGTGGAGCGCACGTTCGGCTCGCTCGACATCCTCGTGCTCAACGCTTCGGGCGGCATGGAGGGCGGCATGGCCGCGGACTACGCCCTGCAGCTGAACCGGGACGCCCAGGTGCGCGTGCTCGAGACGGCACTGCCTCTGCTGGGTTCGGGTTCGCGCGTCGTCTTCGTCACGAGCCACCAGGCGCACTTCATCCACACGACGCCCACCATGCCCGAGTACGAGCCGGTCGCGCTCTCCAAGCGCGCCGGTGAGGATGCGCTCCGTGAGCGGATCCCGGCGCTCTCCGAGCGCGGCATCGAGTTCGTCGTCGTCTCGGGCGACATGATCGAGGGCACCATCACGGCGACGCTCCTGGAGCGCGCGAACCCCGGCGCCATCGCCTTGCGCCGAGAGGATGCCGGCAAACTCTACAACGTGTCCGAGTTCGCGGCAGAAGTCGCCCTCGCGGCGGTGGACCCGGTGCCCGCGGACAACACGCGCCTCGTGGGGGAGACCAGCTCCTTCGTCGCCGAGTGAGCATGCAGAACGCCCCCGGATCCTTCGATCCGGGGGCGTTCTCGCGTTGTCAGGCGCGGCCGAAGGAGAAGGCGCGCACGATCTGGATGATGCCCAGAATCACGAGCGAGGCGCCGACGAACAGCCACAGCAGCGCCACATAGAGCGGCGAGAACACGAGGATGACGCCCGCGATCAGGCTCATCACCGCGAAGAAGATGGTCCAGCCCCGCGACGCGCTGTTTCCCAGCGTCGTCAAGGCGACGATGCCCTCCACGATCCAGGTGATGCCGATGAACACCCCGACGAAGATCGCCAGGAACACCGTGGTGTCGCCGAGGTTCGCGAGCGCGATGATTCCCGCTGCGACGAACAGCAGACCGAGAACGATGTGACCCACGCGGGACCATCCGCCGAGGGTCTTCGAGAAGATGCCGAGACCGGCGTACACCAGGCCGGATGCGATGGCGTAGACGGCAATGATCGCGGTTCCCACCGCGGCCGTCTTCAGCGGCCACACGAGGATGAGGATGCCGACGATCAGGGCGATCGCGCCGCCGATGCCGAAGGCGGTGCGGATGCCGTTGACGAAGGTCTTGTCGGCGCTGGGAGTGACGGTCTCGGACATGTCCTACTCTTTCTGAGAAGAAGCTGAGTGTATGTGTCCACCGTAGCGCGGCGCGGCGGCGCAGGGGAGTGGTGTGCGACTCAGTCCGTCACAGCAGGAGCACGATCCCCAACAGGACGGGCACGCTGCCGACGGTCGTCAGGAAGATCGTGTCGCGCGCGACGGTCTCGCCCACGGCATAGCGCTGGGCGTAGTTGAACACGTTCTGCGCCGTCGGCAGAGCCGCGAGCACTGTGACGATGACGACCTCGTGCGCAGAGAGCCCGAAGAGCGTCGCCAGGGTCCACGCGGCCGCCGGCATCGCGAACAGTTTGAGCGCGCTCGCGATCAGCACCTCACCGCGGCGGCCGGCATCCGACAGGACGCGTTGACCGTGGAGCGAGATGCCGTAGCTGATCAGCAGAATGGGGACGCACGCGTTCGCAATCAGCAGTGCAGGCTCCAGCACGATGGGCGGAAGCGCGATGCCCGAGACCGACACGAGCGTACCGAGCGCCGAACCGATCACGATGGGATTGCGAGCCGTCCGGCGCAGCATGCGCCAGAAGGATCGCGTGCCGGTCGTGGCGGCATCCAGGATCGCGAGCGCGATGGGCGTCAACAGGAGCAGTTGCATCAGGATGACCGGCGCCGGATAGGCGGCACTGCCCAGCAGATACAACGACAGGGGTATCCCGATGTTGTTGGAATTGACCTGACCGGCTGACAGCGCTGAGATCGTCGCATCCGCGACGCTTCGTCGCCACACGAAGCGCGAGAGGAGCCATTGCAGCCCGATGATCACCACAGCGGCGATGGTCGACACCGGAAGCAGTGCGGAGAACAACGTCGTGATGTCCGCCTGGCTGAGCACGGTGAACAAGAGGAACGGTGAGAGCACGTAGAACGTGAGCCGACTCAGCACATGCCGTGCGTGCGGGCCAAGCAGATCGACGCGCCCGATGACGTAGCCGACGATGATGGCGGTGCCGACGACGGCGAATCCGGTCAACGTCTCCAGCACGCCTTCAGCCTATGGTGCGCCTGCACGCGATCCGGTGCGCTCCCGCGCGCCGACTGCGTTCCCGCGAACTCGGTGTACTTACCGATAATGCACATTATGTCATTACACGAATCGGATGCTCCCACGCGATCCGCTCTCCGAAAGCCCGGCTGCGTGAGCTGAGCCGCTGTTCAGTGGGATCCGCTGAGGTCCACGCCCATCTGCACGCGGGGCCCGAAGCGGTCGAGCCCGAGCCGTTCCTCCGTCTCGACGAGCATGCGGTGGAAGTCGTCGTCCGGCTCCTCGATCGCGAATCCCGCGGATGCGTAGAACGGCGCGTTCCATGGCACGTCGGCGAACGTCCGCAGCGTCAGCCTGTCGTATCCGGCGTCGCGCGCCGCGACCTTCGCCGCTTCGACGAGCGCGCGTCCGATGCCGCGACCGCCAAACGCCGGGAGAACGGACACCTGCTCCAGATGCGCGCCGCCGTCGAACTCGAGAACGTGCACGAAGCCGACGACAGAGCCGTCCTCCTCCACGGCCACCAGGATCATGCCTCCGTCGGCGAGCCGCTCGGCATCCGTCGGGGCCGGGTGCCACTGATCTGGTTCGAGAAGCTCCACGAGGAGCGCGTCGGCCTCGTTCTCGACCCGCTCGAGGTGCGGAAGGTCGGCCGCGACGGCGGGGCGGATCTGCACGGGCATCCCCTCATCGTACGACGGTGACGCAGCCGACTACGCTCGAGCACATGCCCTCCGACCCCACGCCCGACACCCGACGGGTCGAGTTCGACCTGCGCAAGCCGCGCTTCGCCTTCTACGCCGTGCGACCGACCGTCGTGATCGGCGGCCGCGGGCAGCCGGCGCAGTGGGGCCGCGGCACCTGGCAGGTGTCTTCGACGCAGTCCGAGCGCATCGGCGTGTTCCTGTTCAACCGGGTCTGGCGCTTCGGCTCGGCCGTCATCGATCTCGAACCCGCCTCGCGGGCGTTGCTTGTCTACCGCGCGCCAGTCCTGCCGTTCGGTCGGGGACGGCTCTCCACGACGGCCACTCCCCCGCGCTGACGACGTCCCGCGCCGAGGGGGTATCAGAAGCACGAACGGATGTCGGATGCCGCGCATACGGTGGCGCCATGGTCCGCTACGTCTACTGCACCGCATCCACTCTCGACGGCTTCCTCGCCGATGACGCGGACAGCCTCGACTGGCTGCTCACCGTGCCCGGCGCCGACGGAGCCACCGCCTTCGCCGCATTCCTCGATGGCGTGGGCGCGCTCGTGATGGGATCGACGACCTTCGACTGGGTGCACCGCCATGAGCGCCTCGACGAGAACCCCGAGCGCTGGCGCGACGCCTATGCAGAGCGCCCCGCGTTCGTCTTCAGCTCGCGCGAGGTCGCACCGGTTGCCGGTGCCGATATACGCCACGTCCGCGGAACCGTCTCGTCGCATCTCGTCGAGATCGACGCGGCGGCCTCGGGGCGGGACGTCTGGATCGTCGGCGGTGGCGACCTCGCAGGTCAGTTCGCTGACATCGGCCGTCTGGACCGCATCATCGTGACGTACGCTCCGGCGACCCTCGGATCGGGACGCCCCCTGCTGCCGCGACGGCTGGACTCCGCGCGATTGCGCGTCGAGGAAACCGCCATGGACGGACCTTTCGCGCAGATCACGCTGTCGGTGTCACCGTGACCCAGTCCCCGAACTTCGGCACGCGGCCGTCACCTGACGAGCGGCCCGTGAGGCGGCGCTGAACCCAGGGCCCCACATGTGTGCGGTAGTACGCCACGCCGGAGCTCGCGCGTGCGGCGGACTCGGCGGGAAGCGACCACCACGTGGGATCCGGCGTCTCTCCGAGAGCGTCCAGCACGCGTGCAGCGACGCGGTGGTGGCCGCGTGCGCTCATGTGCAGGCGATCGTCCGACCAGTAGCCCCGTGACGACAGCTCGGTGTCTGGCCAGTTCAGCGCCTGGACAACGTCCGGCCGGTTCTCGATGCGCGAGACGACCGCGGCCGACAGCTCGTCACCGCGGCGCTGGATGAGGCGACCCATCGGCAGATGCGGCGCGGGATTCGCGCCGCTCAGCACGATGAGGGTCACTCCCTCCTCATCGCACCGGCGCAGCACCTGATCGAAGGCATCCGCCAGGTGCGAGATCGCGGTACGCGGTCGCAGCATGTCGTTACCGCCGCCGTTGAAGGAGAGATGCGTCGGCCCCAGCGCGAGCGCGGCCTCCAGCTGCTCCGCGACGATCGGCCAGATCAGCTTTCCGCGGATCGCGAGGTTCGCATAGGAGATGTCGTGACCGAGCGAGTTCGCCCAGCCCTGGGCGGTGAGGTCCGCCCAGCCGCGCACACGACCGTCCGGAAGTTCGTCCCCCACTCCCTCGGTGAAGGAATCGCCGATCGCGACGTACCGGATCTCGGGCACGCTTCCCCCTGTTCCGTCGGCTCCCTGCGCCGCACCTGTCGAGCCTACTCGCCGGTCTCGGCCAGCAACTCACGTACCCGCGGGGCCACCTTGGTGCCGTAGAGCTCGATCGAGTGCAGCATCTTCTCGTGTGCGAGGGTGCCGTTCGAGAACTTCAGGTCGAACCGGTCGATTCCGAGGGTCCGCACGGTCGCGGCGAGCTTGCGAGCCACTGTCTCGGGCGAGCCGGCGTAGACGGCGCCGTCGGGTCCGACATCGTTCTGGAACTGCGCGCGGCTGTACGGGGGCCAACCGCGTTCGCGGCCGATGGCGTTGCGGTTGGCTTCCATCGCGGGGTACATCTCGTCCCACGCCTGCTCGTCCGTGTCGGCGATGTGGCCCGGCGAGTGCACGCCGATGGGCAGACGTGGGGAACCCATCGCGTCACGCGTGCGGTGGAACAGGTCGACGTACGGACGGAATCGTGCTGCCGCTCCCCCGATGATCGCGAGCATCAGCGCGTACCCCCGGTGCGCGGCGCGTACGACGGACTCCGGCGAGCCGCCCACGCCCACCCACGCACGGAAGCCGTTCTCCGTCTTGGGGAACACGTCGGCGTTGTTCAGAGCGGCGCGGGTCCTTCCCTGCCACGTGACGGGCGTCTCTTCGCGCAGCCTGCTGAACAGATCGAGACGCTCGTCGAAGAGCACCTCGTAGTCGGCGAGGTCGAATCCGAAGAGCGGGAACGACTCGATGAACGACCCACGCCCGAGGATGACCTCGGCGCGTCCGTTCGAGACCGCATCCAGTGTCGCGAAGCGCTCGTACACGCGCACCGGGTCGTCTGAGGAGAGAACCGTCACTGCGGTGCCGAGATGGATGTCGCGCGTCCGGGCCGCCGCGGCAGCCAGAACGATCTCCGGGCTCGAGACGGCGAACTCCTTGCGATGGTGCTCCCCCACGCCGAAGAACGCCAGCCCGACCTCGTCGGCCCGCACCGCCTGCTCGACCACATTGCGGATCGTCTGAGCGTCCGTCAGGGGCACACCCTGCTCGTCCGCGGTGACGTCACCGAACGTGTCCAGTCCGAACTCCACGGTCATCGCGACCACCTTTCATTCAGACGGATACAACTCGCGGGTGGGTCTCACCATTCCCTCAGTGCGCACGCAGCGCATCGCGCAGCGTGTCGAGACCGACCCCGCCGATGTCGAGCGCCCGCTTGTGGAACTGCTTGATGGAGAACGCCTCACCCTGCGTCTCACGCGCATCGTCGCGGATCTGCTCCCAGATCCGCTGACCGACCTTGTACGAGGGCGCCTGGCCCGGCCAGCCGAGGTAGCGGTTGACCTCGAACTGGATGAACGCGTCCGGCATGTTCACGTTCTGCCGCATGAAGGCGAGCGCGAAGTCGTGATCCCAGACGCCGTCGCCGTCCGGGCGCTGCTTGCCGAGGTGCACACCGATGTCGAGAACCACCCGGGCTGCCCGCATCCGCTGACCGTCGAGCATGCCCAGTCGGTCGGCGGGATCGTCGAGGTACCCCAGCTGCTCCATGAGCCGCTCCGCATACAGCGCCCAGCCTTCGGCGTGGCCGGACGTTCCGGCCAGCAGACGCCGCCACGAGTTGAGCTGCGCACGGTTGTAGACGGCCTGCGCGATCTGCAGATGATGGCCCGGTACGCCCTCGTGGTAGACCGTGGTGAGCTCGCGCCACGTGTCGAACTCGGTGACGCCTTCGGGCACCGACCACCACATGCGGCCCGGTCGGGAGAAGTCGTCGGTCGGGCCGGTGTAGTAGATCCCGCCCTCCTGCGTCGGCGCGATCATGCACTCGAGCCGGCGGATCGGCTCCGCGATGTCGAAGTGGGTGCGGCCGAGCTCGGCCACGGCGCGGTCGCTCGTCGCCTGCATCCACTCCTGCAGCGCCTGGGTGCCGTGCAGCTTGCGCGACGGGTCCGCCTCGAGATGGGCGACGGCCTCGGCGACGCCGGCGCCGGGCAGGATCTCGTTCGCGATGGCCTCCTGCTCGGCGACCATCCGGGCCAGTTCCTCGATACCCCACTCATACGTCTCGTCGAGGTCGATCTCGGCGCCCAGGAAACGACGCGAATGCAGCGCGTACAGCTCGCGCCCCACCGCATCCTGCTCGCCGGCGGCGGGGGCGAGCTCCGTGGACAGGAAACGTGCAAGATCGTCGTACGCGACGCGAGCGGCGCCGGACTGGTCGGCCAGCTCGCGAGCGAGGGATGCGGGCAGCTGCCCCTCGGCGGGGGCGGCATCGCCGGCGTACGTCGCGAAGAACCCGGTCTCCGCGGTGTACCGCTCGATCTGGGTGACGACCTCCAGAACCTGACGACGTGCGGGGACCGTGCCCGCCGCGATGCCCGCACGGAGAGTGGCGATGTAACCGTCGACGGCCTCGGGGAGAGCCTGAAGACGACGGGCGACGACCTCCCAGTCCTCCACCGTGTCGGTGGGCATGAGATCGAAGACGGAGCGGATGTCCTGGGCGGGCGACGCGATGACGTTGAGGTCTCGCAAACCGGCCTGTGCATCGTGCAGCTCGAGGTCCAGCCGGAGCTCACGCGACAGGTCGGCCTTCGTCACGCCGTCGATGTCGTCGACGGGAGCGGTCGCTTCGAGCTCGGTGAGCGTGCGGCGAGCGGCGTCGGCGTAGCGCTCGGCGCCTTCGGGCGAGTAGTCACCGAATCGGTCGTTGTACTCGAACCGGCCGATGTACGTGGCGGTCGTGGGCGACAACTCGGCCACCGTGTCGACCCACGCGTCGGCGATGGCGTCGATGGGAGTGGAGGGACGGGACGTTTCACTCATGGATTCGAGCCTACGCCGACGGCCGTCACGCTTCAGTGCCCGGCCGCGTTCCAATCAGCGCCTCGCCCGATCTGCACATCGAGCGGGACGGTGAGCTGCGCCGCATCCCCCATGCGCGCGCGCACGATCTCCTCGACCTGGTCCCACTCCCCCGCCGCGACCTCGACGACCAACTCATCGTGGATCTGCAGCAGCACGCGCGACGCCAGCCGGCGCTCCTGGAACTCCGTGTGGATGCGGAACAGGGCGATCTTCATGATGTCGGCAGCGCTCCCCTGGATCGGGGCGTTGAGCGCCGCACGCTCCGCGTTCTCGCGCAGCACCCGGTTGGGGCTGGCGAGGTCGGGGAACGGGCGGCGCCGCTTGAAGATCGTCTCGGTATAGCCGTCTTCACGGGCCTTCTCGACGGATGCGCGCAGGTAGTCGCGCACGGCACCGAACCGTGCGAAGTACTCGCCCATCAGCTGCTTGGCCTCGGACTGCTCGATGCGTAGCTGCTTCGAGAGGCCGAACGCAGACAGTCCGTAGACGAGTCCGTACGACATCGCCTTGACCTTCGTGCGCATCTGCGACGTGACTTCCTCAGGAGTCACGCCGAACACGCGCGCACCGACGAAACGGTGCAGATCTTCGCCGGTGTTGAACGCCTCGATCAGACCGGGGTCCTCCGAGAGGTGCGCCATGATGCGCATCTCGATCTGCGAGTAGTCGGCGGTGAGGAGGGTTTCGTAGCCCGCGCCCACCTGGAAGGCGGAGCGGATGCGGCGGCTCTCCTCGGTGCGGATCGGAATGTTCTGCAGATTGGGGTCGGTGCTCGACAGACGGCCCGTCTGCGACCCCGTCTGCAGATAGGTCGTGTGAATCCGCCCGTCGGATGCGATCGCCGCATCCAGCGTCTCGATGATCTGACGCAGCTTCGTCGCTTCACGGTGCTGCAGCAGCAGGTCGAGGAACGGATGCGGGTGCGACTCCTGCAGATCGGCCAGGACGGCCGCATCCGTCGAGTATCCCGTTTTCGTCTTGCGGGTCTTGGGCAGCTGGAGCTGCTCGAAGAGGACCTCCTGCAGCTGCTTCGGAGAGCCGAGGTTCACCTCGCGGTCGATCGCCGCGTAGGCGCGCTGCGCCAAGCCGTCAGCACGCTCGGCGAGTTCGGCCGAGAATCCGGAGAGCACGTCGTGCGACACCGCCACGCCCGCGAGTTCCATGTCGGCGAGGGCGAGCAGCGTCGGCAGCTCGATGTCTCTGAGCACCGAGGACGGGCCCTCGCCCAGGGCTGCGCGCAGAGGTTCGGCCACCCGGATCGTGTACCAGGCGAGCTGACCGGGGGTCGCTCCCTCGGTTTCGGGGACGAGCTGCGATGGATCGGCCTCGGGGAGCTTCTCTCCGAGATAGCGGTCGACGAGGTCGCCGAGCGACTTGTCGGGAAGGCTCGGACGGATCAGCCAGCCGGCGAGGAGCGTGTCGAACGCCACGCCGGCGACCGTGAGTCCCGCGCGCCGCAGCGCCTTCACCTGGCCCTTGGCGTCGGTGAACGTCTTGGGCCGGTCGGAGGCGAGCCATGGAGCGAGGGCCTCTGCGACGCCGTCGCTCCAGCCCGCCTCGATCACTCCGGAGGCGCGGGCGAGCCCGATGCGCACGGGCACCGTGACACCCAGCACGACGGTCACTCCGATCTCCGCGTCCCCGGCCTCGTCGAGCCAGGCGCTGAGCATGGCGGGGTCGGTCGCCTCCACGGGGGCCGGGGCGGCGACGACGGGTGCCTCGTCGTCGGCGGCGCCTGCCGCATCCGCTCCGGTGGCCTCGAACACGCGCGGCAGGAGCGTGCGGAACTCGAGCCGCGCGAAGATGTCACGCACACCCTGCGCGTCGATCGGACGCACGGCGAGGTCTTCCGGCGTCACGGGCAGCTCCACGTCTGTGAGCAGACGGTTCAGAGCGCGGTTTCGCCGGACGTCGTCGATGTGCTCGCGCAGGTTGTTGCCCACGACGCCGGTGACCTTGTCGGCGTTGGCCAGCAGCTCGTCGAGAGACCCCCACTGCGTGAGCCACTTCACGGCCGTCTTCTCGCCGACCTTCGGCACGCCCGGCAGGTTGTCGCTCGTCTCCCCCACCAGCGCCGCGATCTCGGGGTACTGCGCGGGCGCCACCCCGTAGCGCTCCCGTACCGTCTCGGGCGTGTAACGCTTCAGCTGGGAGACGCCCTGCACGCTGGGGTAGAGCAGCGTCACCTCGTCGGTCACGAGCTGGATCGTGTCACGGTCGCCGGAGCAGACGAGGACGTCGTAGCCGGCAGCGACCCCTTCCGTGGCCAGGGTCGCGAGGATGTCATCGGCCTCGATGTCCTCTTTCGTCAACACCGTCACGTTCATGGCGCGCAGGCACTCCTGCAGCAGCGGAATCTGCCCGGAGAACTCCGGCGGGGTCTCGCTGCGAGTCGCCTTGTACTCGGGGTACTCCCGCGTACGGAACGAGACGCGCGAGGTGTCGAAGGCGACCGCGAGGTGCGTGGGCTTCTCGGCCTTCAACAGGTTCACGAACATCGAAAGGAAGCCGTAGACCCCGTTGGTGTGCTGCCCGTCCTTCGTCGTGAAGTTGTCGACGGGAAGGGCGTAGAAGGCCCGGAAGGCGAGCGAATGGCCGTCGACGACCAGCAGAGTAGGCTTTTCGGAGTCCGTCACCCTGACAGCCTAGTAAGGCCTGCGGACACGACACCCCGGAGCCCAGGAGCAGCATGACCGCGCCCGAGTACACGATCGATCCGCTGGAATGGGTGACGCGCCGCGGCACGGGCGCTCTCGCCGACAAGATGGGGCTCGAGTGGCTCGAGTTCACCGCCGAGCGCGCGATCGCCCGGATGCCCGTCGAAGGCAACACCCAGCCGGTGGGCCTCTTCCACGGGGGGGCCTACGTCGTGCTCGGCGAATCGCTGGGGTCGATGCACGCGAACTATCTCGCGGGCCCGGGGCGCCTCGCCGTCGGTGTCGACATCAATGCGACGCACACGCGCTCCGCCACATCCGGATACGTCACGGGAGTATGCACTCCCCTCCACATCGGACGCACCCTTATGGTGCACGAGATCGTCCTCTCGGACGACGCGGGACGCCGCTGCTCGACCGTGCGCATCACCAACCTCGTGAAGGACACCGCAGGCATCGCCTGATCGAGCGGATCAGGCGGGGCGCGTCACTTCTTGGGGGCGAGCTGCTCGATGATCGCCTTCGCGACGTCCTGCATCGTCAGGCGGCGGTCCATCGACGCCTTCTGGATCCAGCGGAACGCCTCGGGCTCGCTCAGGCCCATCTTCTCGTTCAGCAGGCCCTTGGCCCGGTCGACGAGCTTGCGGGTCTCGAAGCGCTCGACCATGTCGGCGACCTCTGCCTCGAGCGTGATGATCTGCTCGTAGCGGGCCAGTGCGATCTCGATCGCGGGCAGCAGATCGTTCGGCGTGAACGGCTTCACCACGTAGGCGAGCGCTCCGGCCTCGCTCGCGCGCTCCACGAGCTCCTTCTGGCTGAAGGCCGTGAGGAGGACGACCGGCGCGATGTGGTTCTTGTTCAGCTTCTCCGCCGCGCTGATGCCGTCGAGCTGCGGCATCTTGACGTCCATGATCACGAGGTCGGGACGCAGATCGGTGGCGAGCTGCACGGCGGTCTCACCGTCTCCGGCCTCACCGACGACGTCGAAGCCGTTGTCGCGGAGGATCTCGACGATGTCGAGGCGGATCAGCGACTCGTCCTCTGCCACCACCACGCGGCGGGGTGCGGTCGGGTTGGTCGCGGCGGTTTCCTGCTCAGTCACCTTTGAATCCTACGGCACGCGACCACTCCGCATCCGGATGCGACACCGCCCTCCCCCAGGATGGTGCGGTCCCCGGGCGTCGAGGCGATCTTCCGCCCCCGAGGAAATCGCTCGAGCAGACCGGGCAGCCCGGCGGCGGGAAGCGACCGACCGGTGCGATAAAGTCGAAGCCGGC is drawn from Microbacterium binotii and contains these coding sequences:
- a CDS encoding glycerophosphodiester phosphodiesterase family protein, translated to MTHPYLSGTPLPRVLAHRGLVPLGSPEMVENSFAAIAAAHAAGAAYVESDCHLTRDGAVVLFHDDDLSRVAGDPRLVRDVTLRELEDLMADRGGLASFEQALQSFPDVRFNIDVKADAAAEPAGRLAAGAAERVLLTSFSERRRRTALAAAARARPTLLPATSAGATLVARVAAAAVTGSHRLVRRTLAGIDALQVPEYQNRIRVVTPRFLDAVHRAGVEVHVWTVNDEADMRRLIGMGVDGIVTDRADLALRIFGPDR
- a CDS encoding SDR family oxidoreductase; its protein translation is MTDSLTPLAAGSLAGKTALVTGSSRGIGADTVRYFAQAGANVVINFRNKAPRAEKLAAQLRELGVQVLVVGADLTDAESVQAMFSEVERTFGSLDILVLNASGGMEGGMAADYALQLNRDAQVRVLETALPLLGSGSRVVFVTSHQAHFIHTTPTMPEYEPVALSKRAGEDALRERIPALSERGIEFVVVSGDMIEGTITATLLERANPGAIALRREDAGKLYNVSEFAAEVALAAVDPVPADNTRLVGETSSFVAE
- a CDS encoding HdeD family acid-resistance protein, translating into MSETVTPSADKTFVNGIRTAFGIGGAIALIVGILILVWPLKTAAVGTAIIAVYAIASGLVYAGLGIFSKTLGGWSRVGHIVLGLLFVAAGIIALANLGDTTVFLAIFVGVFIGITWIVEGIVALTTLGNSASRGWTIFFAVMSLIAGVILVFSPLYVALLWLFVGASLVILGIIQIVRAFSFGRA
- a CDS encoding AEC family transporter; this encodes MLETLTGFAVVGTAIIVGYVIGRVDLLGPHARHVLSRLTFYVLSPFLLFTVLSQADITTLFSALLPVSTIAAVVIIGLQWLLSRFVWRRSVADATISALSAGQVNSNNIGIPLSLYLLGSAAYPAPVILMQLLLLTPIALAILDAATTGTRSFWRMLRRTARNPIVIGSALGTLVSVSGIALPPIVLEPALLIANACVPILLISYGISLHGQRVLSDAGRRGEVLIASALKLFAMPAAAWTLATLFGLSAHEVVIVTVLAALPTAQNVFNYAQRYAVGETVARDTIFLTTVGSVPVLLGIVLLL
- a CDS encoding GNAT family N-acetyltransferase, which encodes MPVQIRPAVAADLPHLERVENEADALLVELLEPDQWHPAPTDAERLADGGMILVAVEEDGSVVGFVHVLEFDGGAHLEQVSVLPAFGGRGIGRALVEAAKVAARDAGYDRLTLRTFADVPWNAPFYASAGFAIEEPDDDFHRMLVETEERLGLDRFGPRVQMGVDLSGSH
- a CDS encoding dihydrofolate reductase family protein translates to MVRYVYCTASTLDGFLADDADSLDWLLTVPGADGATAFAAFLDGVGALVMGSTTFDWVHRHERLDENPERWRDAYAERPAFVFSSREVAPVAGADIRHVRGTVSSHLVEIDAAASGRDVWIVGGGDLAGQFADIGRLDRIIVTYAPATLGSGRPLLPRRLDSARLRVEETAMDGPFAQITLSVSP
- a CDS encoding SGNH/GDSL hydrolase family protein, which produces MPEIRYVAIGDSFTEGVGDELPDGRVRGWADLTAQGWANSLGHDISYANLAIRGKLIWPIVAEQLEAALALGPTHLSFNGGGNDMLRPRTAISHLADAFDQVLRRCDEEGVTLIVLSGANPAPHLPMGRLIQRRGDELSAAVVSRIENRPDVVQALNWPDTELSSRGYWSDDRLHMSARGHHRVAARVLDALGETPDPTWWSLPAESAARASSGVAYYRTHVGPWVQRRLTGRSSGDGRVPKFGDWVTVTPTA
- a CDS encoding LLM class flavin-dependent oxidoreductase — protein: MTVEFGLDTFGDVTADEQGVPLTDAQTIRNVVEQAVRADEVGLAFFGVGEHHRKEFAVSSPEIVLAAAAARTRDIHLGTAVTVLSSDDPVRVYERFATLDAVSNGRAEVILGRGSFIESFPLFGFDLADYEVLFDERLDLFSRLREETPVTWQGRTRAALNNADVFPKTENGFRAWVGVGGSPESVVRAAHRGYALMLAIIGGAAARFRPYVDLFHRTRDAMGSPRLPIGVHSPGHIADTDEQAWDEMYPAMEANRNAIGRERGWPPYSRAQFQNDVGPDGAVYAGSPETVARKLAATVRTLGIDRFDLKFSNGTLAHEKMLHSIELYGTKVAPRVRELLAETGE
- a CDS encoding DUF885 domain-containing protein, translating into MSETSRPSTPIDAIADAWVDTVAELSPTTATYIGRFEYNDRFGDYSPEGAERYADAARRTLTELEATAPVDDIDGVTKADLSRELRLDLELHDAQAGLRDLNVIASPAQDIRSVFDLMPTDTVEDWEVVARRLQALPEAVDGYIATLRAGIAAGTVPARRQVLEVVTQIERYTAETGFFATYAGDAAPAEGQLPASLARELADQSGAARVAYDDLARFLSTELAPAAGEQDAVGRELYALHSRRFLGAEIDLDETYEWGIEELARMVAEQEAIANEILPGAGVAEAVAHLEADPSRKLHGTQALQEWMQATSDRAVAELGRTHFDIAEPIRRLECMIAPTQEGGIYYTGPTDDFSRPGRMWWSVPEGVTEFDTWRELTTVYHEGVPGHHLQIAQAVYNRAQLNSWRRLLAGTSGHAEGWALYAERLMEQLGYLDDPADRLGMLDGQRMRAARVVLDIGVHLGKQRPDGDGVWDHDFALAFMRQNVNMPDAFIQFEVNRYLGWPGQAPSYKVGQRIWEQIRDDARETQGEAFSIKQFHKRALDIGGVGLDTLRDALRAH